In Malus sylvestris chromosome 16, drMalSylv7.2, whole genome shotgun sequence, the following are encoded in one genomic region:
- the LOC126607324 gene encoding uncharacterized protein LOC126607324, protein MESNHIMVKQKLGFFDILKQPLILTYKNTHFILLTSLTSLPLFCFLLYYELLLQKTLVRISEFVHHQHPDSFGYHWQTLLHTATRTIVIFSNNLIQLGILYLVPFRLLELCSVYVTVDLASKIHRPERKPAIRAGLRGTVVTSIWVLFFSTCTLLGSTWLASIYYVILRNLGGKYNMYFGVFYRAACMALLAKYLEWSSIWNMAIVISVLEDKHGANALMLSASLIGGSERRRRQGLVISFVFFVFGLALRGSCWFFTCCGRRNGVVAHAGVFCFVNVMKWVVFVVYFNNCKRQSLGRKGGDEAFGDNGLRNAKTAYEVRVPPDEGPDVRTC, encoded by the coding sequence ATGGAAAGCAACCATATCATGGTGAAGCAAAAGTTAGGGTTCTTTGACATACTGAAACAACCTCTAATCTTAACCTACAAGAATACCCACTTTATTCTGCTCACCTCTCtcacctctctccctctcttctgcTTCTTACTCTACTATGAACTATTGCTCCAGAAAACCCTGGTCCGAATCTCGGAATTCGTACACCATCAACACCCCGATTCCTTCGGGTACCATTGGCAAACACTGCTCCATACAGCCACAAGAACGATCGTTATATTTTCCAACAACTTGATCCAACTGGGAATTCTCTACCTTGTGCCTTTTCGTCTCCTAGAGCTTTGCTCCGTTTATGTCACCGTTGATTTGGCATCAAAGATCCATCGTCCAGAGCGAAAACCGGCAATCAGAGCCGGTTTGAGAGGCACCGTCGTCACGTCCATCTGGGTTCTTTTCTTCTCAACTTGTACTCTACTTGGATCAACATGGTTAGCATCAATCTACTACGTAATACTGAGGAACTTAGGGGGTAAATATAATATgtattttggagtgttttataGGGCAGCTTGTATGGCATTGCTGGCAAAATATTTAGAATGGAGCTCTATATGGAACATGGCAATTGTGATTTCAGTACTGGAGGATAAACATGGAGCTAATGCATTGATGCTCTCAGCTTCTCTAATCGGAGGTAGCGAGCGGCGACGGCGTCAAGGACTCGTTATTTCAttcgttttctttgttttcggACTCGCTTTAAGAGGGTCGTGCTGGTTTTTCACATGCTGTGGAAGGAGGAACGGAGTTGTTGCTCATGCGGGAGTTTTCTGCTTCGTGAATGTGATGAAGTGGGTTGTCTTCGTGGTTTACTTCAACAACTGCAAAAGGCAGAGTTTGGGGAGGAAAGGAGGCGATGAAGCTTTCGGAGACAATGGTTTGAGGAATGCCAAAACGGCGTATGAGGTTCGTGTTCCGCCAGACGAAGGACCTGATGTCCGGACCTGTTGA